TTTTTACTACAGTTACTGCACTGCCTGGTATGTGCCCTGCACTTGATGTTTTTATTCTGAAAGATCCTATTTCAAACTCTTCATTATATTTTATTGTTTTGAAATTATCCAAGGTCTTTTTTACTTCAACCCATTCGTAAGGTACCCTGGGTCCTGAAATCTTTAAAAAGTCCTTCAAGATAAGCTCTCCTATTTCCTTTGTTATTGAAGTTCCGTAAATTAGTTTGCTTCCAGAAATTTGATAGATAGGCAAAGCGCCTACGTGGTCTAAATGTGCGTGAGATACTATGAATGCTTTAACTTTTGAAGGCATTTCCTGCAAAGGAAAGTTCGGTGTATCGTCAGGATTAAAGTTAACTCCGTAATCTAGAACTACACTTCCTTCAGGCCCTGCAACTTCTATTGCAGATCTGCCTACTTCCTGTCCTCCACCTAATATTTTCAGATGATAACTCATTTGGTAAACATTGTTAACCGCAAATAATAAGTTTGCCCTATATAATATTAAATTATGAAAGTTCCAAAAGATCTTAAAGCTCTTCAAAGGATGGGAATTAAGGCCGAAAAGATAGATGCGCTTAGGGTTACAATAGAAACCGCTGATGAAATAATAACAATAGAATCTCCAATGGTCATGAGGACTAGCGTTGGAGGACAAGAGGCAATAGTAGTATCCGGAGGAGAAACGAAAGTTGAGAAGAAAAATTCCCAAAAAGTAGAAGTAAAAGATGAGGACGTAAAATTCGTAATGGAGCAGACAGGGAAGCCCGAGAATGAAGTTAAAGAAGCTTTAATAAAAGCTAACGGCGACATAGCTAAGGCTATAATGATTTTGAATGGACAAGAGTCCTGAGGGACTTTATTAGCTCTTCTTCGTTTCTTTTAGTGGATACTATGACATTTATTCCCTCCCTATCTGCAAGGTCTATTGAAAGTGGATCCATTTTTAAAGGTTTATGAAAGACTACTACGTCAGGTTTTACAGGAGAAATCTTTAATGCTATCATAGGAGATCTTCCGCTGGTAACTTTAGTGAAGACTATTACTCTGTTAAAAACTAAAGAGAGGAACTGGTAAAATTCCATACCGCTTAACGAAGTTATTGCGGTTAAACTATCTACTACTACATAACCGTAAATTTTCTTTAAATTAATGGTAGAATTGAGGGGAATTCCGTCAACCGCTATTGTTAGCTCATCAAAGCAAACCGGAGTCTCAAAATCTCTCATATCCATTATAAAGGGGAAATTGAGGGTGAAAGACTTACTGAGCTCAGATATAACTTTAAACCCTCTTCTCTCATCTATTTCTATTAAACCTTGCACAAATTTCTTTACGAAAGCGCTTCCAGGCTGTCTTCTACTTCTTTCATAATCTGCAATAACTGTTTGTGAAATCCCTAAAACTCTTGCAAGCTCTGCTTGTGAAATTCCGAACATTTCTCTCCATTTTTTCATTGATAGTCCTATATTGGAACTCCATACTATGTCTCCTGCAATTCTCTTTGCTATTAACTCTATTACGTAATCACTAGCCATCAAAAATATTAAGTTAAGAGTAAATAATAAAACGTGGGGCCCGTAGTCTAGCCAGGACTAGGATGCGACGTTCGGGTCGTCGTGATCCCGGGTTCAAATCCCGGCGGGCCCATGGAAAAAGCTTTAAAACTGTTAAAGAGAAGATAAAGAATGGGCCGGTAGCTCAGCCTGGAAGAGTGCTCGGTTGGCATCCGAGAGGTCCCGGGTTCAAATCCCGGCCGGTCCACTGTGGGGGGTACCCCCTAAAACCCCTACTGCTAACGTAAAATTCCACTATCTTATCTAAGGGGCTCACGTAACGGTCCCTTCTCTTTCCTCCATTGTCCTTCTCTATTAAGTAAACATAATACTTTCCCTTAACCTCACGAATTCTTATATCACCAAATGTGAAAACTTTATTACCCATGTCATTCCCAGCTTTATAATTATCACGGGAGGCTATTTAAGGAGTGTTAATTATCAAATCTAACGTGGGATTGGAAGAAGGCGATAACAATTCCGCAACTCTGTAAAAAACTTAATTTAGCTCGTTCTTACATAAATTATATTACTCTAAATGCAAATATCTCTCTTTTACCAGTTTTCGTGCCTTTCTTAACTTTTACTATTGCTATATTATCTTTGATACTCACTTTGCCTCTTATTCTTGCAGATAAAATTTTTCCAGGGAAAACGTAAATTGCTTCGAATGGATATTCAGTAATTTCATTTTCGTATATATCTTCGTACAAATTATATCCTAACTTTAATCTTGCCTTAAATGCAATGTAAAAATCTATCATAGGATAATTTACGCTTAACAAGTTTATTTCCACCTTGCTTACTTTCTCGTCTACCTTTCTCCTGTTAACCCTTAAAGTTTCTTGATTGAGATAATACTGCATATTTTCTTTCAATTTTTCCTTTTCTTCCTCGATTTTCTCTTTATCTAGTGAGGCATAATATCCTTCCTTATCGTAATAATAAAAAGTTGAGATAAACAATCCTTTACCGTTTCTGGCTATGGTAAAATATCCCTTAGCGTAAATTGGAGTAACTTTTTCGCTCACAACTATTAATAAACTTTCTTCCTCATCTTTTTTCATGAAACAAGTTTGTATGCGTTGTGGTAAAGAAAGGGAAGGCCTAGAATTGCGCTGTAAAAAATGCGGAGGTCCTTTTAAAGTTGAGGCTGAAGACTTACCTTTCTCTAAAAATCTTAGGGAAAATTTCCCTTACATAAAGTCTTGGATTTCTTTAGGAGAATGGAATACGCCTATGATAAAAAATGGAGATATCTATTTTAAGTTAGATTTTCTTAATCCTACAGGTTCTTATAAAGATAGGGGCTCCGTAACTTTAATTTCGTATTTAGCAGAGAATGGAATAAAGGCGATATCTGAGGATTCTTCTGGTAACGCCGGAGCTTCTATTGCAGCTTATGGTGCAGCTGCAGGGATGAAAGTAAAAATATTTGTTCCTTCAACTGCTAGGGGTAATAAATTAAAACAAATTGAAAGCTATGGTGCAGAAGTTGTTAAAGTAGAAGGCAGTAGAGAAGACGTAGCTAGGGCTGCAGAAAATTCACCATATTATTATGCGTCCCACGTTCTTCAGCCTCAATTTAGGGATGGAATAAGATCTTTAGCTTATGAAATAGTGAGAGATCTAGACTGGGAAGTTCCAGATAACGTGTTTCTTCCTACTTCTGCAGGGACTTTATTGCTGGGAGTTTTTGAAGGTTTTAATCACATGTTTAATCAAGGTGTAATAAGTAAAATTCCTAAAATAATAGCAGTACAGACTGAGCAAGTTATGCCTTTATGCTCAAAAGTGAAAGGAATAAAATACACTCCTCCAGAGAAGGTAACATCTATTGCTGACGCTTTAGTTTCTACAAATCCTTTCCTTTTACCAGAAATGGAGAAAGTTGTGAAAGAGTATGGAGACTGCATAGTTGTTAGTGATGGGGAAATTCTTGAGGCTTGGAGAGAGTTAGCTAAGAAAGGCCTCCTTGTGGAATATAGCTCTGCAACAGTTTATTCTGCATATAAGAAGGCTAACCTTAAGGGAACTACTGTTCTACTGCTAACAGGTAGTGGTTTGAAAGTTTTATAAAAATGTATATACACTCTCTTTATTGTTTAAACGAGATATAACATGGATTATACTAGTAAGAGAATATAATGAATTCTTTTTAATATCCCTCCTTATTTTGGCATGATGGAAAAGTAAAGTGTAAAGTTAATCAAATATATTGTTAAAAAGTTTTTGTACAGATTATTAGAATTGCTTTTATTCAGTTTATACTTTCTTTTGTCTGATAGAGAATGAATAGTAGATACCTAAAAATACTCAGTTTAGGTATTTTGGTAATTCCATTCATATTAGCTTTAACAAGCTTAGCTTCAACAGGTACTTGCGATTATCCATCGGCAGCAGTTCCTTCTTGGTTAAGCTTAGGTAGCAACTCTTGGATGTTAACTGCAGCAACTCTTGTAGGTTTACAAAGCGTACCCGGTGTAGCTCTATATTATGCAGGATTGTCCAAGAAGAAATATGCAGTAAACAGTGCATTAATGGTATTTTATGCATTCTCTATAGTCCTTGTAGTATGGATGATAGCAGGTTACAATTTCGGCTTCGGAAAGGTTACAGTAGATATAAACGGTTATGGAATTTTTGGAACTCCTTTACCCGCATGGCCAGGAAGTTATGAAGCGTCTCAAACAATTTACGGGCCTACCAATTCTATGCTTAACATTCCGACATCTACATATATCTTCTTCCAGTTCGTGTTTGCTGCAATAACTCCGGTCTTGCTTGCAGGTGGAGTTCTAGAGAGGATGAATTTTAAAGCGTGGATGGTTTTTGTACCTTTCTGGTCTTTATTAGTATACAGCCCAGTAGCTTACTGGCTGTTTGCTGGAGGTTGGCTGAACCAATTAGGAGCTGTAGACTTTAGCGGAGGTTATGTAATACATGTAGATGCAGGAATAGGAGCTTTAGCAGCTGCCTTAGCTGTTGGACCTAGGTTAGCTTCTGATAGAAAGTTGGAAGCACACAGTCTACCATTAATATTAGCAGGCGCAGGACTGATCTGGCTAGGCTGGGACGGTTTCAACGGTGGAGACCCCGGAGGTGCTACAATTGATGCAGCAATAGCTGTATTAAATACTAATATTGCAACTGCAGTAAGCGCAGTAACTTGGATGTTAATGGACATGACTTTCTTCAAGAAGCCCACTCTAGTAGGAGCTACTAGTGGCGCAATAACTGGTTTAGTAGCAATTACCCCAGCAGCAGGATACATTAATGGCTTATATGCAATATTTATAGGCATAGCGTCTGGTATCATACCGTGGTTAGCTCTGTATAAGCTAGAACCTAAGCTCAAAGTAGATGACACTCTCGGTGTATTTTCCACTCATGGAATTGCTGGTATTGTAGGTGGACTATTAACTGGAGTATTTGCAGATCCTAGTGTTACAACGTATATAGATCCAGGTCTTCGCGGTGCACTGTACGGCGATTGGTATCAGCTTGGTATACAAGCTTTCGCAGCAGCGGTGGTAGTTGGTTACGATTTTGTTATTACGTTTGGGCTACTGAAGCTAATAGGATTGTTCATTCCGTTGAGAGCCCCACCGGAGACATTGCAGATTGGTGACTATGCAATGCATGGTGAAGTTGCTTACTCTGATCTGTTAGCAACTCTTCCAGCTGAGCAAAAGCCTACAGTAGAGAAAATAGAAGAGGAACAAAGTAAGAAGGAAGAAGATAAATAAGAGAATTTTTATTAACTAAATCTTCTCTTCTTCTACTTTCTTTTTAAATTCAGAATGTTTTAATTTTCATCATTTTTCATGCCGCCCATCGCTCATCATTAAATGGACCGGCCGGGATTTGAACCCGGGACCTCCCGCTTGCGAGGCGGGCGCTCTTCCACCTGAGCCACCGGCCCAACCTTATTTTCTTCTTTTTTCTTTATTTGTCTTTCTTCTTATAAAGTTCTTATTAGTTAATAAAAACCTTCCCGAGGCTATTATTCCTATCGCTCCGCTCATTGCTAATAGATCTACATCGTTTATTGCCCCCGTGAGAATCCCTATTATTATTTCTCTAAGAATAAAGGAGAGAGTTGCGTCCATTACATATATTACACTTCTTCCTTTTCCATGAAAAAAGTCTACTACGCTCAAGTAAACTTCTAGAAATACTATTATTAACAGTGAGTTCTCCAGGATTATTGCAGTAACTTCTACTAATCCTATCTGGAAAGATTCTATAGTTTGTGTCACAGTATATATTAGCACCATTATTAAGCCTATAATCAACAATATTTGCACTGTTATGGATGTTATTTTAATAACTAGTTTATTTAATTTCTCAGAATTTATATTTATTCTCTTTTTATCGGCATTGTCATGCAATGTATTCCACCAAAACCTCCCGTAAGCTCTGAGACGTCAATTTCTTCATACTCGATTCCTTCATCTTTTATGGCTTTTTTATTTGGGAAGAAGTCTTTGTCTGTTATGTGTTTATTATATTCTTCTTTTACTTCATTCAACAATTTTGTATATCCTTTTCTTTCCAAATATTCCATTATATTTACCATGTTCCTGTCTACTTTAGGAGATAATATTCTACTGTTTTCTATTGTAAGGAAATTAGTTGCATAAGATAATTGCTCAGCTAATCCCACTTCAATAACTTTGTAACCTTTTCTTTTGAAGAAGTCTAAAAGGTTAGTCCTTTCTTTCAGTGTGAATCCTGATTCTTTTCGTTCGTATATATGTGCTAAAGTTTTGTTTAAAATTGTGGAATTGCTAATAATAACTTCTTCTTTAGGAGTATTTAAATACATATCTAAATGCATTGTTAGCATATAATCTTCCGTTTCCTCAATTTCTGGGTTGTAAGCAATTACTATCTCGTTAAAATCTGTAAAGTCAATTGCCTGCATTATTCCTGAAATGCTTGTTCTATCTCCTGTTCCAAAGATCGCAAAGTCTTTAAATGGCATGAAATCTCCTCCCTCTAAGAAAGCTGGTTCAGTTATTTCCTTCAACGGTTTTTCTGATAATGCCTGGAATACTAGTTTTATTATCTCGGTTTCTCTTCTTCTTATCCTTTTGCTCATTCTTCCTATTATTACTCCTTGATCTGTTATTATGGACTGATCTCTGGTAAAATACAAATTTGCTAAAGGTTCCTCATTAAGGATTCGAGTTACGGTTTCATTTGTTCCCAAAGCCTCGTGAGATAGTACTGTAGGGTTAAGAAGGATTATGTCAAATAAAGTGTAAGCATCGAGTTTTTCTATATCTTTTCTAATTTTGGAAAAGTTTTCCTCAGCTTTTCCGTCTCCTTCGTATTTTATGTAATTTAAAGCGATTTTCTCTAGTAACTTTCTGAATTCGCTATCGTTTTTAGCCTTCTGAGTAATAGCTTCCTTTACTTTCAATACTTCTATTCCCATTTTTTCTAATTTGCCTACCATTTGCTTGTGCTGATTTATAGCCTTCTCTATGTTAAACCTTCTCATGTAAAGAAACGCATCAGGATCTAAAATACCGTAGAACATTTCTATTCCTGGCTCGTGGACTAGCACCGTTCTAAGTTTTGACCATTCTGAAGTAATCCTAAGCATTATAGATAATCTGTGTTCGTAATATATAAAAGCGAAAATACCTCAATCTAATTTTAGAGCATGAATTATTCTATTAGATTTTCTATAAATTTTGAAATTTGTAAAAAATCGCCTGGAGGACTCATATTATAAAATCCTTTAAATATTAGATCACGATTAAATTTTATTTTAAATACATTGTTATGATACTCTTCTGTGTTTTTTATTTCATCCTTTATCATATTTATTATTAAAGCCTCATCATAAATGTCCTTACTTATGTTTGATAAATATGAAATCAGTGATGAAGTATAATTCAGCGTTGATTTTATTATTATATCTTGAGGAATGGTAACACTAAAAATATAATTTTTGGCTTGGATTATGGAATTAAATATAGTATACTCTACTCTTATAGGTTTATTATAGAAATGTATCGGATATTCTACTAAAACAAGATTTAAATTTTTTAATATTTCTTCATATTTTAATGCTATTTTTTCTAAATCGATAGTGTCGTTATTTGAAATTCTGGAAAACGACACTACTCCTAAATTTCCTTCATCTGCAAAGTACCCTCCATTTGAGAGGATATTATTTTGAATTCTGTAAAGTCTACTTAATGTGGCTGAATCAGTTAAATCGACTATAAGTAGTTTAAAGTTACTACTAAGTAGCTTTGCTACGTAATAAATTATCGTAGATTTCCCTACACCGCCTTTAGGACTTGCAAACGTTACTCTAATCATCTTATTTTAGGTTATAGTAATATCTATATATTTTTGTTTGTAATGATGTAAATCTTTTGACTTAATTGAAATATTTTATGATTTATGATACTTATTAATCTCAAGAAAAAGCTTTAGGTATTATCCAAGATAATAATACTTGCTTTAAAAAGGAATATAGTAATTTACAATTAAACCTACGGAAAGTATTTTTAAGAATCTAAAAGAATCTCACATATGGTTAAGCTTATTAACTGGAAAAAAGCTCCACGTGAGGAAAAAGTAAAGGCCAAGAGAATTCTCAGAGAAGAAGGTTACGACGTCTACATCATTTTATTGCAAAATAGGAAGTTTATAGAGTATTTTAAATCTCATGATATAGACTCTGGAGAGAAGCTACTTATTAGAAAAGAAAGAAAAGGCAACGTTATGAAGGAAATAAATAAGCTAAAAGAAGAAGGATTTTCAGTAAAGCTAGTTATTTCCTCTTTATAGTATCCTTTAATCTTAAAGCTATTTTTAATATTGCAGGATAAACAAATATTCTTATAACGAATGTATCTAAGAGTGCGGCTATTGCAATTCCTATTCCTAATTCAGCTATTGGTTTTATAGGATCTACTGCTAAAACTCCGAAGGATGCTGCTAATATGACTCCTAAAGCTGTTACTGCTCCTGCAGATATTGATATTGCTCTTACTATACTTTCAATGTTTCTCTCTTTTTCTATTTCCTCTTTTACCCTAGTTAAGATGAATATACTGTAATCATTACCCAAACCAATCATTAGAACGAATATTGTAATTGGAATAAAGAATAGGATACCGTCTGCCGATCTAAAGAGTAAATAGATTATTGCCAAAGATAACGTTATGCTAAGTAATATCGTTCCTACAGCTCCAATGGAAATCTTAATTGACCTTAGAAAGGCTGTTAATGATATTATCAAAATTATTGGTAAAATTATTATTAACATTTCATAATATGGAAGTAAGTAATCTAAAGCGTCAATTACAGACGCAGTTGTCCCTCCAACATAACCGTGGTAAGGTTTAACCATTTTTTGAATTGTATTAACAAGATTTTGTGCTTGTTGTGTGTAAGTTCCATAATTCATGATTATAGTAACTAACAACGTCTTATTGTTAGTTCCCAAGTTTTCTCTAATTTGATGCAAAATTTCAGGAGTGATTGTGCCGTTAAAGTTACATGGAACTGGACCAATAACCTGCTTTACTCCGCTTAATCTCGAAATATTCTCTTCTATCTTAGCTATTTCTGTAAGCAGTGCGGTATTAACGTATGTAGAATTCATGACTGTCGACGACTCATTAAAGACTATTAAATCTGGATTTACAAATGATTGACCGAATGCGTTTTCCAAGATCTTTAACCCTTTCACGGCCGGTATATTTGGTAATCCTGATGTGAAGTCCAATGATAATGGAACACTTAATATAAATGCTAAAGCTATTAAACCTACAAATAAGGAGATAAGTAGAGTTGTCTTAGGTTTTTTCATAGTTACTCTTGCTATATTTCCTAGGGACTTGTTTTCAGCAAAGTGAAGGTGAGAAGGCCAGAATATCTTGCTACCTATCTTACCGTATATTATGGGCAGAAGTGTAACTGCTAATAATACTGTTATTGGTACTGAAAATCCTATGGTTAATCCCCAAGTGTGTAAGTATGGAATAAATGATAAGGAGAGGAAGACTAATGTTACTGCGCTTCCGCTTATTAATATCGCCTTACCTGAAGTTTTTACTGAAATTTTCATTGCATCTTCTTTACTCTTTCCCTTTGCTAATTCCTCCTTGAATCTGCTTAATAGGAATACGCTGTAGTCTGTTCCGATTCCTAGAAGTACAGAAATCATAGGCTCAATGACTTGAAAATCTACTGGATGATAGAGTTTTCCTACTAGAGTTACTATCGCCATTCCGAAGATTACTGATAACGCAATAACAGAGAGAGTTATTATTGGAGCTAAGATACTCCTAAAGTATATTCCAGTGATTAGCAATAGCGCTATAAAGACTAAAGCAAAAGTTATAGCTTGTCTTTGATTTTCTGAACCGCTTAATTCTTGGACTAGAGGAGCAGGTCCGGTTAAATAGAAGTTTGTTAAACCGCACTTACTTAACTTGCTATGTATTTCGCAGGAAATTTTTCCATCTGGATAAGTTCCATTCTTAAAATTATAGTTGGGGCAGTACTTTGTGTAAACGAAAATTACTGAGACGTTTTTTGTTTCGTATGTTGATGTGAATTGACTGGGTGGAGCTATTAGGAAGAACGCAGTTTCGTTCTTATTTAATAAGTCTTGGGGTGAAGTATTAAAGAGACAAGTGTAATAGAGAGGCACGTGAAGGTATTGTGCTATTTCTTCTTTTAGCTCTTGAGTAGACACGTTACCATTATTTTCCTTATATATTTCATAGCTCGTATAGTTTATTTCCTTACCTAATATTTCATCGTAAGCTATGTAAGCGTTTATTATGCTTTCAGTTTTACAGACTCCTTTTATTTGTTCAATTGCTGTTATCGCCTTGTAAACTTCTTGTGGGGAGGAGTTTACTAAAACTATGTCAATGGAGTTGTTAATGTTACCTCCGTGGAAGTATGTTGAAAGTAGCTCTTGCGCCTTTGCTGAAGGATAGGTTGAAGGGATTGTTGTGTTCTCGTTATAATTTAAATAATTAGATGACTGTGAAGATAATAATATTGCAATCAAAATTCCTATTATCCATAATATTACTACTAATTTTTTGTTCATATCATAAACTACAAAAAATGGGATTAAAAATGTTGTGAAAACAGACGTTTTTAATTAGTTATCTTCATAATATAATACATCATGAGAGTTACTATAAACACTCAAACACCTCCTATTAGATTCAAGCTAAGTTATAAGGATATCGTAGAAAAATACGGAGAGTTAGACTTGCCCTTAGATCTCTCAACTTTGAGCTCTGAAGACTATTACATCTCAGTTGGCGGAGTAGCTAGGATGATGCTAGGCTTGATAGACAAACTTGGAGGTAAGGCAAAATGGGTATCTTTAGGTCCAGGTTATCCTCCTTACGTTAAAATGAACGATATAGATTTATACTTTGTGGATTTAGATCCTAAATCTTTATCAGGATATACCAGATTTAAGGAAGGTATATATAATGAATCCCACGGGATATCGAAGTACGATCTTAACGGTAAGGATTACATTGATTATGCAACGTATAACTGGTTATCTGCGCAGAAATTACTCGAGCTTTATTCTGACACTGATGTTTATTTTATCAACGATTTTCAACAATTATTAGTAGGCGGAATAATTGGCCCTTCAGCTCCCGCAGCCTTATGGTATCACATACCTTTTGTTCCTGAAATGCTTAACGAGAAACTGAGAAATTTTCTTGTAAGATCCTTTGAAGGCTTTGACGAAGTAATAGTAAGTACTAAAAGAGACCTCGAGGGCTTAGTAAGAACTGGTGCAAAAGTGAAGGTAAGGCAAATATATCCTTATATAGATCCCTCATATTATAATACCAACATAAGTAACTCAGATGTTGAGAAAGTTGAGAATAAATTTGGAATAGGTGAAGACGATAAGGTTGTTTTAGTTGTTGCAAGAATGGATCCCATAAAGAGTCAAGATATAGCAATCCAAGCTGTTAAAAACCTTGATGTAAAACTTGTTTTAGCTGGTGACGGGAGTTTTACCAGTAAGAATCTCGGTCATGACAAGGCAAGTATATGGAGTAGAAAGTTGAGAGAGTTAGCTAGAGATTTGAAGATAGAGAACAAGGTAATTTTCACGGGATATGTAAGTGATGACGAGTTAATGGCATTATATAAGAGAGCAAATCTTGTAGCTTTACCTTCAAAAATTGAAGGATTTGGTTTGACAGTATGTGAAAGCTGGCTTTTTAAGAAGCCTGTTATTGTAAATAAAGGTGCGGGTGCAAGCGAGTTAGTAATAGATGGAGGCAATGGATATACTTTTAGAACTTATGAGGAAATGGCTGAAGGGATATCTAAGGCATTGAATGATGAGGATAAGTTGGGGAGTCTAGGTTATGAGACAGTTAAAAAGTGCGTACTCGATAACGAATTCGATAGTATAAAAGCGGTATTGGAAGAAGCATCTTCAGAATATTAATTTAAACTAGATTTTGCACATTCTATCAATGTCGCGATTGAAGCAACTTTTAAGCGAGGCAGTAGAGGAAACCGAGAAATATGGATCATTATTCTCTACTTATTTAATTTTAAAGAAGTGTAATGCGGAATACGATAGTTTAGTTAAGGAGACTGAAGCTAACTACTCTTTCTCTGTAGATGATATAATATTAATTTCACTATCTTATAAGGAATTAAATAAAACTCAGTTTTTTGTTATATCTTTTTTAATTTGCGATTACTTATCTTCTAGATATATTACACAGGATTGTCTCTTTTATTTTAGATGGGATAAGAGAATTTTTATATACAGCCCAAGAACGGAAGCACACTTGCTTTACTTAATTAAGACAGGTTATGCCGAAGGTTATAAATATTTTAAACTGACAGAGAAGGGAAAAGTTGAGGCTGAAGCCAAAAAATCTTTGCTTAGCACCATGGAGAAGATCAAAATTGATGATATGATTTCCTGTGTATTATCTAAAAATAG
This genomic interval from Acidianus sp. HS-5 contains the following:
- a CDS encoding nascent polypeptide-associated complex protein: MKVPKDLKALQRMGIKAEKIDALRVTIETADEIITIESPMVMRTSVGGQEAIVVSGGETKVEKKNSQKVEVKDEDVKFVMEQTGKPENEVKEALIKANGDIAKAIMILNGQES
- a CDS encoding helix-turn-helix domain-containing protein — its product is MASDYVIELIAKRIAGDIVWSSNIGLSMKKWREMFGISQAELARVLGISQTVIADYERSRRQPGSAFVKKFVQGLIEIDERRGFKVISELSKSFTLNFPFIMDMRDFETPVCFDELTIAVDGIPLNSTINLKKIYGYVVVDSLTAITSLSGMEFYQFLSLVFNRVIVFTKVTSGRSPMIALKISPVKPDVVVFHKPLKMDPLSIDLADREGINVIVSTKRNEEELIKSLRTLVHSKSL
- a CDS encoding pyridoxal-phosphate dependent enzyme, which gives rise to MKQVCMRCGKEREGLELRCKKCGGPFKVEAEDLPFSKNLRENFPYIKSWISLGEWNTPMIKNGDIYFKLDFLNPTGSYKDRGSVTLISYLAENGIKAISEDSSGNAGASIAAYGAAAGMKVKIFVPSTARGNKLKQIESYGAEVVKVEGSREDVARAAENSPYYYASHVLQPQFRDGIRSLAYEIVRDLDWEVPDNVFLPTSAGTLLLGVFEGFNHMFNQGVISKIPKIIAVQTEQVMPLCSKVKGIKYTPPEKVTSIADALVSTNPFLLPEMEKVVKEYGDCIVVSDGEILEAWRELAKKGLLVEYSSATVYSAYKKANLKGTTVLLLTGSGLKVL
- a CDS encoding ammonium transporter, whose protein sequence is MNSRYLKILSLGILVIPFILALTSLASTGTCDYPSAAVPSWLSLGSNSWMLTAATLVGLQSVPGVALYYAGLSKKKYAVNSALMVFYAFSIVLVVWMIAGYNFGFGKVTVDINGYGIFGTPLPAWPGSYEASQTIYGPTNSMLNIPTSTYIFFQFVFAAITPVLLAGGVLERMNFKAWMVFVPFWSLLVYSPVAYWLFAGGWLNQLGAVDFSGGYVIHVDAGIGALAAALAVGPRLASDRKLEAHSLPLILAGAGLIWLGWDGFNGGDPGGATIDAAIAVLNTNIATAVSAVTWMLMDMTFFKKPTLVGATSGAITGLVAITPAAGYINGLYAIFIGIASGIIPWLALYKLEPKLKVDDTLGVFSTHGIAGIVGGLLTGVFADPSVTTYIDPGLRGALYGDWYQLGIQAFAAAVVVGYDFVITFGLLKLIGLFIPLRAPPETLQIGDYAMHGEVAYSDLLATLPAEQKPTVEKIEEEQSKKEEDK
- a CDS encoding phosphate-starvation-inducible PsiE family protein codes for the protein MHDNADKKRININSEKLNKLVIKITSITVQILLIIGLIMVLIYTVTQTIESFQIGLVEVTAIILENSLLIIVFLEVYLSVVDFFHGKGRSVIYVMDATLSFILREIIIGILTGAINDVDLLAMSGAIGIIASGRFLLTNKNFIRRKTNKEKRRK
- a CDS encoding arginine deiminase family protein; the protein is MLRITSEWSKLRTVLVHEPGIEMFYGILDPDAFLYMRRFNIEKAINQHKQMVGKLEKMGIEVLKVKEAITQKAKNDSEFRKLLEKIALNYIKYEGDGKAEENFSKIRKDIEKLDAYTLFDIILLNPTVLSHEALGTNETVTRILNEEPLANLYFTRDQSIITDQGVIIGRMSKRIRRRETEIIKLVFQALSEKPLKEITEPAFLEGGDFMPFKDFAIFGTGDRTSISGIMQAIDFTDFNEIVIAYNPEIEETEDYMLTMHLDMYLNTPKEEVIISNSTILNKTLAHIYERKESGFTLKERTNLLDFFKRKGYKVIEVGLAEQLSYATNFLTIENSRILSPKVDRNMVNIMEYLERKGYTKLLNEVKEEYNKHITDKDFFPNKKAIKDEGIEYEEIDVSELTGGFGGIHCMTMPIKRE
- a CDS encoding MMPL family transporter; the protein is MNKKLVVILWIIGILIAILLSSQSSNYLNYNENTTIPSTYPSAKAQELLSTYFHGGNINNSIDIVLVNSSPQEVYKAITAIEQIKGVCKTESIINAYIAYDEILGKEINYTSYEIYKENNGNVSTQELKEEIAQYLHVPLYYTCLFNTSPQDLLNKNETAFFLIAPPSQFTSTYETKNVSVIFVYTKYCPNYNFKNGTYPDGKISCEIHSKLSKCGLTNFYLTGPAPLVQELSGSENQRQAITFALVFIALLLITGIYFRSILAPIITLSVIALSVIFGMAIVTLVGKLYHPVDFQVIEPMISVLLGIGTDYSVFLLSRFKEELAKGKSKEDAMKISVKTSGKAILISGSAVTLVFLSLSFIPYLHTWGLTIGFSVPITVLLAVTLLPIIYGKIGSKIFWPSHLHFAENKSLGNIARVTMKKPKTTLLISLFVGLIALAFILSVPLSLDFTSGLPNIPAVKGLKILENAFGQSFVNPDLIVFNESSTVMNSTYVNTALLTEIAKIEENISRLSGVKQVIGPVPCNFNGTITPEILHQIRENLGTNNKTLLVTIIMNYGTYTQQAQNLVNTIQKMVKPYHGYVGGTTASVIDALDYLLPYYEMLIIILPIILIISLTAFLRSIKISIGAVGTILLSITLSLAIIYLLFRSADGILFFIPITIFVLMIGLGNDYSIFILTRVKEEIEKERNIESIVRAISISAGAVTALGVILAASFGVLAVDPIKPIAELGIGIAIAALLDTFVIRIFVYPAILKIALRLKDTIKRK
- a CDS encoding glycosyltransferase family 4 protein — encoded protein: MRVTINTQTPPIRFKLSYKDIVEKYGELDLPLDLSTLSSEDYYISVGGVARMMLGLIDKLGGKAKWVSLGPGYPPYVKMNDIDLYFVDLDPKSLSGYTRFKEGIYNESHGISKYDLNGKDYIDYATYNWLSAQKLLELYSDTDVYFINDFQQLLVGGIIGPSAPAALWYHIPFVPEMLNEKLRNFLVRSFEGFDEVIVSTKRDLEGLVRTGAKVKVRQIYPYIDPSYYNTNISNSDVEKVENKFGIGEDDKVVLVVARMDPIKSQDIAIQAVKNLDVKLVLAGDGSFTSKNLGHDKASIWSRKLRELARDLKIENKVIFTGYVSDDELMALYKRANLVALPSKIEGFGLTVCESWLFKKPVIVNKGAGASELVIDGGNGYTFRTYEEMAEGISKALNDEDKLGSLGYETVKKCVLDNEFDSIKAVLEEASSEY